Proteins encoded within one genomic window of Nitrospira sp. CR1.1:
- the rpoC gene encoding DNA-directed RNA polymerase subunit beta', with protein MEGVYTLFEKPRDSVSFDSMRIRIASPEKIRSWSYGEVKKPETINYRSFKPEKDGLFCAKIFGPIKDWECNCGKYKRMKHRGIVCDKCGVEVIQSKVRRERMGHIELAAPVAHIWFLKGVPSRIGTLLDMSLKQLEKILYFESYVMVDPGSTSMSEQELVSEEQLRSLQSEYGSGAFKVGIGAEAIRELLRKVDINTQWDELHVKAKASASAALKKKYAKRLKVLEAFRRSGNKPEWMIMDVIPVLPPELRPLVPLDGGRFATSDLNDLYRRVINRNNRLKRLIELKAPGVIIRNEMRMLQEAVDALFDNGRRGRAIRGPNKRPLKSLSDMLKGKQGRFRQNLLGKRVDYSGRTVIVVGPELRLHQCGLPKKMALELFKPFIFHKLEERGAATTIKSAKRLVEKERPEVWDVLDEVIREHPVLLNRAPTLHRLGIQAFDPVLVEGKAIRLHPLVCAAFNADFDGDQMAVHVPLSVEAQVEARVLMMSINNILSPANGKPIAVPSQDMVLGCYWLTKERVGAKGEGKLFGSREEARIAYDAGALDEHARIKVRCNGALVQTTAGRVILSEILPPMMPFADANKLMTKKEMSKLIDAVYRQAGHRETVTFLDKIKDLGFHYATRAGMSICIDNMHIPSRKEDLIGKAQHEVNEIEKQYSEGLITNGERYNKVIDIWAHVTEQVANEMMKELGAGGDPAKAESFNPIFMMADSGARGSSQQIRQLGGMRGLMAKPSGEIIETPITANFREGLTVLQYFISTHGARKGLADTALKTANSGYLTRRLVDIAQDVIVTEEDCGTTDGILVSALLEGGEIIQPLEERLLGRLAGEDIRDPVTGEIIVSFNEEIDEEQAKAVVEAGVDRVKIRSVLTCQSARGVCRLCYGRDLSRGRLVEKGEPVGVIAAQSIGEPGTQLTMRTFHIGGTASKVVEQTVLEAKHAGHLKYMSLDAKKNADVHNAGIAVRNKEGEWVVMNRNAKIAIVDDSGREREKYPVVYGAKIKLKDGDRIEVGQKLVEWDPYSLTILTETGGKVAYGDILEGVTMKEEFDEVTGLSRKVIIEQSGATLRPRVSIKDDSGKTAKVSGSGAPVARYLLPVGAHIFVEKGATVHPGDVLAKIPRETTKTKDITGGLPRVAELFEARKPKEQAVISEIDGEVSYGGFVKGMRKVLVDNKMGDVKEYFIPKGKHVNVHEGDWVRAGEPLMDGSANPHDILDVLGPKELQKYLVDEVQDVYRLQGVSINDKHIEIIVRQMLRKVRIEDPGDTSFLPGSQVSKGMFDVENQRVLEKDGKPALGKPVLLGITKAALTTDSFISAASFQETTRVLTEAAINGREDNLLGLKENVIVGRLIPAGSGFEEYRETFVASAKAPGELAGDQPQPVAVGQAPVGATGSESENNA; from the coding sequence TTGGAAGGTGTATACACATTATTCGAGAAGCCGCGGGATTCGGTGTCGTTCGACTCGATGCGCATTCGCATTGCGTCGCCCGAAAAAATCCGCTCGTGGTCATATGGCGAAGTCAAGAAGCCGGAAACGATCAACTATCGGTCGTTCAAGCCTGAAAAGGACGGCTTGTTCTGCGCTAAGATTTTCGGCCCGATTAAGGATTGGGAGTGCAACTGCGGTAAATACAAACGCATGAAGCATCGCGGCATCGTCTGCGATAAATGCGGAGTCGAAGTCATTCAATCAAAAGTGCGCCGCGAAAGGATGGGCCACATTGAGTTGGCTGCGCCGGTCGCACATATCTGGTTCTTGAAAGGTGTGCCGAGCCGCATCGGGACGCTCCTTGATATGAGCCTCAAGCAGCTCGAAAAGATCCTCTACTTCGAGAGCTACGTGATGGTCGATCCTGGATCGACAAGCATGAGTGAGCAAGAGCTGGTCTCAGAAGAGCAGTTGCGTTCATTGCAGTCCGAATATGGCAGCGGTGCGTTCAAGGTTGGGATTGGCGCCGAAGCCATTCGGGAGTTGCTTCGCAAGGTGGACATCAATACCCAGTGGGACGAATTGCATGTGAAGGCGAAGGCCTCCGCATCCGCCGCGCTTAAGAAGAAGTATGCCAAGCGTCTGAAAGTGTTGGAGGCATTTCGCCGTTCCGGCAACAAGCCTGAATGGATGATCATGGATGTCATCCCGGTATTGCCGCCGGAATTACGCCCGCTGGTTCCATTGGATGGCGGCCGGTTTGCGACATCGGACCTCAACGACCTGTATCGACGCGTCATCAACCGGAACAATCGTTTGAAGCGCTTGATTGAGCTCAAGGCTCCCGGCGTGATCATTCGCAATGAAATGCGCATGTTGCAGGAGGCGGTGGACGCGCTGTTCGATAACGGTCGTCGCGGCCGAGCCATCCGTGGGCCAAATAAGCGCCCATTGAAGTCCTTGAGTGACATGCTAAAGGGCAAGCAGGGACGTTTCCGGCAGAATTTGCTTGGAAAGCGCGTCGACTATTCCGGCCGGACGGTTATTGTCGTCGGTCCGGAGTTGCGGTTGCATCAATGCGGTCTGCCCAAAAAGATGGCCTTGGAGCTCTTCAAGCCGTTTATCTTCCATAAGCTGGAAGAGCGTGGCGCAGCTACGACCATCAAGAGTGCAAAGCGTCTGGTGGAGAAAGAGCGTCCCGAAGTGTGGGATGTGCTGGATGAAGTCATTCGTGAGCATCCGGTGTTGCTCAACCGCGCCCCGACGTTGCACAGGCTCGGTATTCAGGCCTTTGACCCGGTCCTGGTTGAGGGAAAAGCAATCCGTCTCCACCCGCTCGTCTGCGCGGCGTTTAACGCCGACTTTGACGGAGACCAAATGGCGGTCCACGTTCCGTTATCGGTGGAAGCGCAGGTTGAAGCCCGCGTGCTGATGATGTCGATCAATAACATTCTCTCTCCAGCTAACGGCAAACCAATCGCCGTTCCGTCACAAGACATGGTTCTTGGCTGCTACTGGTTGACCAAGGAGCGAGTCGGCGCGAAAGGCGAAGGGAAGCTGTTCGGGTCTCGGGAGGAGGCGCGGATCGCGTATGATGCCGGTGCGCTGGATGAGCATGCCAGGATCAAGGTCCGGTGTAATGGCGCACTAGTGCAGACGACGGCTGGGCGTGTCATTCTGTCGGAGATTCTTCCTCCGATGATGCCGTTCGCCGATGCCAATAAGTTGATGACGAAGAAGGAAATGTCCAAGCTCATCGATGCGGTCTATCGGCAGGCTGGCCATCGTGAAACAGTCACGTTTTTAGACAAAATCAAGGACCTGGGTTTCCATTATGCGACCAGGGCGGGCATGTCGATCTGTATCGACAACATGCATATTCCTTCTCGCAAGGAAGACCTTATCGGGAAGGCTCAGCATGAGGTCAATGAAATCGAGAAGCAGTACTCGGAAGGGTTGATTACCAACGGCGAACGTTACAACAAAGTCATCGACATTTGGGCGCATGTGACCGAGCAGGTGGCCAATGAGATGATGAAGGAGTTGGGCGCCGGCGGTGATCCAGCCAAGGCTGAATCGTTTAATCCGATCTTCATGATGGCGGATTCCGGTGCTCGAGGAAGTTCGCAGCAAATTCGTCAGCTTGGCGGTATGCGCGGACTGATGGCGAAACCATCCGGTGAAATCATCGAAACTCCGATCACGGCCAACTTCCGTGAGGGGCTGACGGTCTTGCAGTACTTCATTTCGACGCACGGTGCGCGAAAAGGTTTGGCGGACACGGCGTTGAAGACAGCAAACTCCGGTTACCTGACGCGTCGATTGGTTGATATCGCGCAAGACGTCATCGTGACCGAGGAGGATTGCGGGACAACCGATGGAATTCTGGTGAGTGCCTTGCTTGAAGGCGGCGAAATTATTCAGCCGTTAGAAGAGCGCCTTTTGGGTCGTCTTGCCGGGGAAGATATTCGCGATCCGGTGACGGGCGAGATCATCGTATCGTTCAATGAGGAAATCGACGAAGAACAGGCCAAGGCGGTGGTTGAAGCCGGCGTGGATCGCGTGAAGATCCGCTCGGTGCTAACTTGCCAGTCGGCACGCGGAGTGTGTCGTCTCTGTTACGGCCGTGACTTGTCGCGAGGACGGCTTGTCGAAAAGGGCGAGCCGGTCGGAGTCATTGCGGCGCAATCCATCGGTGAGCCTGGGACTCAGTTGACGATGCGTACATTTCACATCGGTGGTACGGCCAGTAAGGTCGTCGAGCAGACGGTCTTGGAGGCCAAGCACGCCGGTCACTTGAAGTATATGAGCCTGGATGCGAAGAAGAATGCCGATGTGCACAATGCCGGCATTGCCGTCCGGAATAAAGAAGGCGAGTGGGTCGTCATGAATCGCAACGCGAAAATCGCGATTGTCGACGACAGCGGTCGTGAGCGCGAAAAGTATCCGGTCGTGTATGGCGCCAAGATCAAGTTGAAGGATGGTGATCGGATTGAAGTCGGTCAGAAACTGGTCGAATGGGATCCGTACTCCTTGACCATCCTCACGGAAACCGGCGGAAAGGTCGCCTATGGCGACATTCTTGAAGGCGTCACGATGAAGGAAGAGTTTGACGAGGTCACTGGTTTGTCTCGCAAGGTCATCATTGAGCAAAGCGGGGCCACGCTTCGGCCGCGCGTTTCAATCAAGGATGACAGCGGGAAGACGGCCAAAGTGTCAGGCTCTGGAGCACCGGTGGCCCGGTATCTATTGCCGGTCGGCGCGCACATTTTCGTCGAAAAGGGAGCAACGGTGCATCCCGGTGACGTGTTGGCCAAGATTCCGCGTGAAACCACGAAAACCAAGGACATCACCGGAGGTCTTCCGCGAGTGGCCGAACTGTTCGAGGCTCGCAAGCCAAAAGAGCAGGCCGTCATTAGCGAAATCGACGGCGAAGTGTCTTACGGCGGGTTTGTGAAGGGCATGCGGAAGGTATTGGTGGACAACAAAATGGGCGATGTGAAGGAATACTTCATTCCCAAGGGCAAACACGTCAATGTGCATGAAGGAGATTGGGTTCGCGCCGGAGAGCCCCTCATGGACGGGTCCGCGAATCCGCACGATATTTTGGATGTGTTGGGGCCGAAGGAGCTCCAAAAATATCTCGTTGATGAGGTGCAGGATGTGTATCGGCTGCAGGGAGTGTCTATCAACGACAAGCACATCGAAATCATTGTGCGCCAAATGTTGCGGAAGGTACGGATTGAGGATCCCGGAGACACGTCCTTCTTGCCGGGTAGTCAGGTGAGTAAGGGGATGTTCGATGTGGAAAATCAGCGGGTCCTCGAAAAGGATGGAAAGCCGGCTCTTGGAAAGCCGGTCTTGCTGGGCATTACGAAGGCAGCGTTGACTACCGACAGTTTCATCTCTGCGGCGTCCTTCCAGGAGACGACTCGGGTGTTGACCGAGGCGGCCATCAACGGCAGGGAAGACAACCTCCTTGGATTGAAGGAAAACGTGATTGTTGGGCGATTAATTCCCGCCGGCAGCGGTTTCGAGGAGTATAGAGAAACCTTTGTTGCCAGCGCCAAGGCGCCTGGAGAGTTGGCAGGTGACCAGCCTCAACCGGTTGCGGTCGGGCAGGCTCCAGTCGGTGCGACAGGCAGTGAATCAGAAAATAATGCGTGA